Below is a window of Cupriavidus sp. MP-37 DNA.
CCGGGATACGTCGGCTTTGACCAGGGCGGCCTGCTGACCGAGGCCGTCACCAAGAAGCCGCACTGCGTGCTGCTGCTGGACGAAATCGAGAAGGCGCATCCGGATATCTTCAATATCCTGCTGCAGGTGATGGACCATGGTTCGCTGACCGACAACAACGGCCGGCGCGCCGACTTCCGCAACGTGATCATCATCATGACCACCAATGCGGGAGCGGAGACCATGAACCGCGCCACCATCGGCTTCACCAGCTCGCGCGAGCAGGGCGACGAGATGGCCGACATCAAGCGCATGTTCACGCCGGAGTTCCGCAACCGGCTGGATGCCACCATCAGCTTCCGCTCGCTCGATGAGGAAATCATCCTGCGCGTGGTCGACAAGTTCCTGATGCAGCTGGAAGAGCAGCTGCACGAGAAGAAGGTGGAAGCCAGCTTCAGCGAGAAGCTGCGCAAGTTCCTGGCGCACAAGGGCTTCGATCCGCTGATGGGTGCGCGTCCGATGCAGCGCCTGATCCAGGACATGATCCGCAAGGCGCTGGCCGACGAGCTGCTGTTCGGCCGCCTGGTCTCCGGCGGCAAGGTGGTGGTCGATCTGGACGAACAAGACCAGATCAAGCTCGATTTCTCCGAGATCGAGCCCGAACCTCCCGAGGCGCCCGAAGAACAGCGCGCAGAAGCCTGAGCGATATTCGGCCGCGTTGCCAGCAACGGGGTCGATCATCGGGCAAAATAGCAGGGCGGCCGACCGGCCGCCCTGTTTCTTTTTCCCTGTCGCCCCACGCCTCCAGCGCCCCGAAACCGAACGACCCGATGCCCTCCGCCGATCGCACGCGGCGCCGCCGCCTGCTGCTCAAGATCCTGCCGCTGGGCGCCTTGCCGGGCCCGATGCTCCATGCCACCGTCGCCAGCGCCGCCGATAGCGCCGCCAGCAACCGTCCGCTCGCACTGGTGCTGCCCTTCCCGCCGGGCGGCAGTGTCGACATCGTCGCGCGCCAGCTGCAGCCGGGACTGAAGGCGGCGCTGGGACAGACCGTGGTGGTGGACAACAAGCCCGGCGCGGGCGGGCTGATCGCGTCGAGCACCGTGGCGCGGGCCCGGCCCGACGGCAATACGCTGCTGATGGCATTCGACACGCATGCGATCAATCCGTTTGCCTACAAGCAGCTGCCCTACGACACCTTCCGCGATTTCTCGCCGATCTCGCAGCTGGTGCGCTTTCCGCTGGTGATCGCCGCCAATCCGGCGCTGCCGGCGTCGAATGTGCGCGAACTGGTGGCGCTGGCGAGAGCCAGGCACGACGGCGTGCGCTATGCATCGTCGGGCATCGGCAGCCTCAACCAGCTCGCGGCCGAGGCGCTGGCCACCGAGGCCGGCGTCCATATGCTGCACGTGCCCTACAAGGGCGGCGGGCCGGCGGTGCAGGCGGTGCTGTCGAATGAGGTCGACATCTTCTTCAGCAGCTACGCCGCCGTGCAGGCGCATGTGGCCGCGCGCACGATCAAGGTGCTGGGCGTGACCGGCACCAGCCGGCTGCGCCAGTTGCCGCAGGTGCCTACGGTGGCCGAACAGGGCCTCAAGGGCTTCGAGGCGTATTCGTGGATCGGCGTGTTCGGTCCGGCCGACCTGCCGGCGGCGACGGTTGCGCGCCTGCATGACGCGCTGGTCGCATCGCTGCGGCAGCCGCGCGTGGTCGATGCGCTGGCCGCGCAAGGTTTCGAGATCGTCGGCGGCAGCCCGGCCGAGCTGGGCCAGCTGGTACGCCGCGAGCATGACAAATGGCAGGCGGTGGCGCGCAAGGCCAATATCCAGTTCGAGTAAACCAGTCCGGCGCCGCCGTGCGCCATGCGTCCGGGGGGATGCCGATGGCAACGCAAGCAGAACTGTTCGACCACGCCGTGGTGGTGTGCCCAGACCTCGATGCCGGCGCTCAGGCTTGGCAGCGGCTGGGTTTTACGCTGACGCCGCGCGGCTACCACACGCTGGGCTCGCAGAACCACTGCATCATGCTGCAGCGGGACTACCTGGAGCTGCTGCACGTGACCGCGCCCAGTCCCAGCCGTCAGTATTATTGGGACGCCCAGCAGCGCGGCGGCGGCTGTGCGGCGATGTCGTGCAAGAGCGCCGATGCCTTTGCCACCGCGGCGCGACTGCGCGCGGACGGCTGGCATATCTCGGAACCGATCGAATTCTCGCGTCCGGTGCGGCTCGACGATGGCAGCGAACATCCGGCCACGTTTCGCGTGACCGCGCTAGACGACGCCCCGGGCGCGCGCTATTTCGTCTGCGAGCACCGCACGCCCGAGCTGCTGTGGCGGCCCGAATGGATGCGCCATGCCAACGGCGCGCACGGCATCGCGACCATGTTCCTGGTGGTGGCCCCTGCGCTGGTGGACGCCGCCGCGCGCGCCTATGCGGAACTGACCGGCGGCGAGCTGACGCAGCTGAGCGAACATGTCAGCAGCCTGGCGGTCGACAATGCCACGCTGGTGCTGAGCACACCGCAAGCGCTGGCGTCAGCCACCGGCACCGCGCATATCCGGCGCGACGGGCCGGGCTATGCGGCGATCCGCCTGCGCACCGTAGACCTGGCCGCGGCCCGTGCCGGCTGGCGCGAGCACGGCGTGCCGACCCACGACCTGGGCCCGCGCGAGACGCTGGTGCCGGCGCATGCCGCCAGCGGCGTGGCCTTGCTGTTCGAGCAGCAAGGCTGAAATGCAAACTGGCGCCCCGCGGGGCGCCAGTGCTTGATGCCGAAGCAGAGAGATCGTCAGGCACCAGCCTTGGCGTGATGCACGCCGGTCGAGCCAAAGCCGCCCGCGCCGCGTTCGCTGTCCTGGCTGAATGCCTCCACCGTCGAGAACACCGGCCGCAGCACCGGCACGAACATCATCTGTGCAATGCGCTCGCCCGGCTGGATCACGATCGGTTCCGTGCCCGGCGCGTTGCGGTTCCAGACGCTGACCATGATCTGGCCCTGGTAGTCGGCATCGATCACGCCGATCGAATTGCCCAGCACCAGCCCCTTCTTGTGGCCCAGTCCCGAGCGCGGCACGATGGTCGCCGCCATGTACGGGTTGCCCATGTGCACCGCGATGCCGGCCGGCACCAGCTGCGCGGGCGTGCCCGCTGCGATCGCGACGGGCGCGTCGACGCAGGCATGCAGGTCGATGGCGGCCGCCATCTCGCTCTGGTAGGCGGGCAGGCCCCATTCGTTCAGGCGCGCATCGAGCACCTTGATTTCGACGGTCGGGTTCAGAGGCTGGGTCATAAAGGATCTCGGGGAATGCGTTGCAAAAGTCAGGGCCGCGCGCGCCCGGGCAGGCGCTGGCCGATCGCCGCGACTAGCTGGCGTGCCAGCGACAGCTTGTCGGCGCGCGGCAGCCGCGTCATGCCGGCGGCGTCGAACAGCACGATCTCGTTGTCGTCCAGGCCGAAGGTGTGGTGGCCGATATTGCCCACCAGCAGCGGCACGCCCTTGCGCTGGCGCTTCTGCTCGCCGTACTGCTCCAGGTTCTCGCTTTCGGCGGCAAAGCCGACGCAGTAGGGCGCGTCGGCACGGGCCGCGACCGCGGCCAGGATGTCGGGGTTCTGCACGAACTGCAGCGTTGGCGTATCGGTGTCGCTGGCCTTCTTCAGCTTCTGCTGAGCGACCTCGGCCGGGCGCCAGTCCGCCACCGCGGCCACCGCGACAAAGACATCGACGCCGGGCAGCTGCGCCATCACCGCGTCATGCATCTGCTGCGCGCTGCGCACGTCGGTGCGCACCACGCCGCGCGGCGTGGGCAGGCCGGTGGGGCCGGCCACCAGTAGCACTTCGGCGCCGGCCTCGCGCGCCGCGCGCGCGATCGAGAAGCCCATTTTGCCGGAGGACAGGTTGGTGATGCCGCGCACCGGGTCGATCGCCTCGAAGGTGGGCCCGGCGGTGATCAGCATGCGCTTGCCTTGCAGCGGCTTGGGCTGGAAGAAGGCGATGATGTCGTCGAGCAGCTCTTCGGGCTCGAGCATGCGGCCGTCGCCGACTTCGCCGCAAGCCTGGTCGCCGCTGCCCGGCCCCAGGATCACCACGCCGTCGGCGCGCAGCTGGGCGGCGTTGCGCTGGGTGGCGGGGGCGGCCCACATCTGGCGGTTCATCGCCGGCGCCACCAGCAGCGGGCAGTCGCGCGCGATGCACAGCGTGCTCAGCAGGTCGTCGCACAGGCCGTTGGCCAGCCGCGCCATGAAGTCGGTGGAGGCAGGGGCGACGACGATGGCGTCGGCCTCGCGCGAGAGGTCGATATGCGCCATGTTGTTGTCGATGCGCGCATCCCATTGCGACAGGAACACCGGCCGGCCGGACAGCGCCTGCATCGTCACCGGCGTGATGAAATGCGTCGCCGCCTCGGTCATGGCCACCTGCACGGTGGCGCCGGCCTTGGTCAGCAGCCGGACCAGTTCGGCCGACTTGTAGCAGGCGATGCCGCCGGTCAGGCCGAGAACGATGTGCTTGCCGCGCAAATCCATGGTGAGGAACCTGGCTGGGGAGGGAAGGGGAATGGTAGCGGCGCCGCTCAGTGCTTGCGCACCCGCCGCAGCTCATCGACGATCAGCAGCACCGCGCCGACCGTGATCGCGCAGTCCGCGACATTGAAAGCCGGCCAGTGATAGCGGCCCACGTAGAAGTCCAGGAAATCGATCACGTGGCCGTAGACCACGCGGTCGATCACGTTGCCGACCGCGCCGCCCAGGATCAGCGACACCGCGAAGCAGAACAGCCGCTGGCCGGTATGGCGGTACAGCAGCCAGACGATAAACGCGCCGACCACCACGCCCAGTCCGGTGAAGAACCAGCGCTGCCAGCCGCCGGCATCCGCCAGGAAGCTGAACGCCGCGCCCTTGTTGTAGACCAGCACCAGGTTGAAGAAGCCGGTCACCGGGCGCGACTCGCCGTAGCTGAAGCTGCGCACGATCACGATCTTGAAGAACTGGTCGAGCAGCACCACCAGCAGCGCAAAGGCCATCCACAGCAGCGGGGTGGTGCCGCTGGCAGCCTTGTTGTTGCGGCGCGCCGGGCGCGCCGAACGGGACGTGGTCGATGCCATCAGGCATGGCTCCTGTGTTCGCCGGCGCCGAACAGGTTGCTGTCGCAGCGGCCGCAGAGGGTGGGATGGTCGGGGTTGTGGCCGACGTCGGCGCGGTAGTGCCAGCAGCGCTCGCACTTGGCATGCGCCGACGGCGTTACCGTCACCAGCAGGTCGCCGGCCTCGGGCGCGGGCGCGACCTTGGCCGACGAGGTCAGCAGCACGAAGCGCAGGTCGTCGCCCAGGCTTTGCAGCGCCTCCAGCACCGGACCGCCGGCCTGGATGGTCAGCTCGGCCTGCAGCGACGAGCCGATCTCGCCTTCCACGCGCACCGCTTCCAGCTGACGCGTGACCTCGGCGCGCACCTCGCGCAGCGTATGCCATTTCTGCAGCAGGTCGTCGGCGTCGTCGACTTCCGGCACGGCGTAGTAGGTGCTGGTGAAGATGGTGTCGGTGTGCGCGGTGCCGTGGGCGAACACCTGCCACGCTTCCTCGGCGGTGAACGACAGGAACGGCGCCATCCAGTGCAGCATCGCCTGGGTGATGTGATACAGCGCGTTCTGCGCCGCGCGGCGCGCCTTCGAATCCGGCGCGGTGGTGTACAGGCGGTCCTTCAGCACGTCGAGGTAGAAGCCGCCCAGGTCTTCGGAGCAGAAGGTCTGCAGCTTGGCCACCACCGGGTGGAATTCGTACGCTTCGTAGTGCGACAGCACTTCCTTCTGCAGCTGCGCGGTCAGCGCCACGGCGTAGCGGTCGATCTCCAGCCACTCGGCGGCCGGCAGCGCGTGCTTGCCGTGGTCATAGTCGGACAGGTTCGACAGCAGGAAGCGCAGCGTATTGCGGATGCGGCGATAGCCTTCCACCACGCGCTTGAGGATCTCGTCGGAGATCGACAGCTCGCCGGAGTAATCGGTCGATGCCACCCACAGGCGGATGATCTCGGCGCCCATCTTGTTGGCGATGTCCTGCGGCGAGACGGTATTGCCGATCGACTTGGACATCTTGCGGCCTTCGCCGTCGACGGTGAAGCCGTGCGTCAGCAGCGCCTTGTAGGGCGGCTTGCCATACAGCATCGACGCGGTCAGCAGCGACGAGTGGAACCAGCCGCGGTGCTGGTCCGAGCCTTCCAGGTACAGGTCGGCCAGGCGGCCGTCGGCGTCGTCGGCGGCCGCGTCGTACAGGTCGTCGCGGTGCGAGCCGCGGATCACGGTCCAGTGCGTGGTACCGGAATCGAACCAGACGTCGAGCGTGTCGCGGTTCTTCTCATACTGGCTGGCTTCGTCCCCCAGTAGTTCGGCCGGGTCCAGCGTCTGCCACGCTTCGATGCCGTGCTGCTCGACGCGCTGGGCGATCGCTTCCAGCAGTTCAGGCGTGCGCGGGTGCAGCGCGCCGGTTTCCTTGTGCACGAAGAACGCCATCGGCACGCCCCACTGGCGCTGGCGCGACAGGGTCCAGTCCGGGCGGTGGGCGATCATGTTGTGCAGGCGCTGCTTGCCCCACGACGGATAGAACTCGGTCGCCTCGATGCCGGCCAGCGCGGTCTCGCGCAGCGTCGGCACGGGCTTGCCGTTTGCCTCGGCCGGGTCCACGTCCATGCCCGCGAACCACTGCGAGGTGGCGCGGTAGATGATAGGCGTCTTGTGGCGCCAGCAGTGCATGTAGCTGTGGGTGTACTTGTGCGAGTTGAACAGGTTGCCCGATTCCTGCAGCGCCTCGACGATCCTGGGGTTGGCATCCCAGATCGACAGGCCGCCGAACAGCGGCAGCGTGCCGGCGTAGACGCCGTTGCCCATCACCGGGCTGATGATGTCGCTGTCGGGCATGCCGTGCGCCTTGCACGACTGGAAGTCTTCCACGCCGTACGCCGGCGCGGAGTGCACGATGCCCGAGCCGGTATCGGTGGTGACGTAGTCGCCGAGGTAGACCGGCGACAGGCGGTCATAGCCCGCGTCCATCTTGGCCAGCGGGTGGTGGAAGCGGATTTCCGACAGCGCGGCGCCGGTGGCCGTGGCGATCACCTTGCCCTCCAGCGCGTAGACCTTCAGTTGTTCCTCGACGCGCTCGGTCGCCAGGATCAGGTAGCCGCGCGGCGTATCGACCAGCGCGTACTCCACCTCGGGATGCACGTTCAGCGCCTGGTTGCTCGGGATGGTCCACGGCGTGGTGGTCCAGATCACGATCCAGCCCGGTTTGGCGTTGATCTGGTCGACCGGCAGCTTGAACGCGTGCGCCAGCTTGTCGGCCTCGGCGAACGGAAAGCCCACGTCGATCGACAGGTCGACCTTGTCCTTGTACTCGACTTCCGCCTCGGCCAGCGCCGAGCCGCAGTCGAAGCACCAGTTAACCGGCTTCAGGCCGCGGAACACATAGCCCTTTTCCATGATCTTGCCGAGCGCGCGCAGCTCGTCCGCCTCGTTGCGGAAGTTCATGGTCAGGTAAGGATTGTCCCAGTCGCCGAGCACGCCCAGGCGCTCGAAGTCCACCCTCTGCCGCTGGATCTGCTCGGCGGCGTAGGCACGAGCCTTGGCCTGGACTTCCTGCACCGGCAGGCCCTTGCCGAACTTCTTCTCGATCTGGATCTCGATCGGCATGCCATGGCAGTCCCAGCCCGGCACGTAGACGGCGTCGAGGCCGGTCAGGCCGCGCGCCTTGATGATCATGTCCTTGAGCACCTTGTTGACGGCGTGGCCGATATGGATATCGCCGTTGGCATACGGGGGGCCGTCGTGCAGCACGAACTTCTTCGCGCCCTTGCGCGCCGCGCGGATCTTCTTGTAGAGCTGCTTGTCCTGCCATTGCTTGACCCATTGCGGCTCGCGCTTGGGCAGGTCGCCACGCATCGGGAAAGGCGTGTCGAGCAGGTTGACGGGATACTTGTTCTTCTCGGGCTTGGCGCGTTTGTCGTCAGACATTTCGATTCTCAGGGCAATTCGGTTGGCGCGCGGCCGGCGCTGGGCCGGCGGGCGCGCGTGAAGACTGGGGCAGGCGGCGTGCGAACCGGGCCCGCGCAGCGGGATGCGGGGCGCCGGCCGCTATCTAATTCGGTCGGTGGCCGAGGTGGCGAAATCGCGGCTGCCGCTGCCTTCCGCCGCCGCCGCGGCGCCTGGCGCCGTCAGGCCGAAGAAGGCGCGTGCGTCGGCGCTGTCCTTGGCGATCGCGGCGGTGAGTTCGTCCAGGGAGTCGAAGCGCGCTTCGTCGCGCAGCTTCTTCATGAACTCGACCCGCACCAGCTTGCCGTACAGGCTTTCATTGAAATCGAACAGGTGGACTTCGAGCAGCACCCGGCCGGCGTCCTCGATGGTGGGGCGCACACCGATGCTGGCCACGCCGGGCAGCGGATGCCCGGCGATGCCGTGCACCTGCACCACGAAGATGCCGCTGACCGCGGGCCGCTTGTGCGAAATGCGCAGGTTCAGCGTCGGGAAGCCGAGGTCGCGGCCCAGCTTGCGCCCGTGGATCACGTGGCCGCTGATGGCGTAGCCATGGCCGAGCAGGCGCCGAGCATGTTCCAGGTCGCCCTCGGCCAGCGCCTGGCGCACCGCCGAACTCGAGATGCGGATGCCGCCTTCGGACACCGAGCCCATCTGCTCGACATCGAAGCCGTAGCGGCGTCCGGCCTCCTGCAGATAGGCAAAATCTCCGGCGCGTTTGGCGCCGAAGCGGAAATCGTCGCCGACCAGCAGCCAGCGGGTATGCAGGCCATGCCAGAGCACGTTCTCGACGAATTCCTGCGGCGACTGGCCGGCAAAGTGGGCGTTGAAGTGTTCCACCACCACGCGGTCCACGCCGTTGCGGCGCAGGCTTTCGAGCTTGTCGCGCAGCAGCGCGATCCGGGTGGGGGCCTTGTCCGGCGTGAAGAACTCGCGCGGATGCGGCTCGAAGGTCATCACGCACAGCGGCAGGCCGCGCGCGTCCGCCGCCGCGCGCGCACGCGCGAGCAGCGACTGGTGGCCGCGATGCACACCGTCGAAATTGCCGATGGTGAGCGCGCAGGGCGCCCGGCTCTCGGCGTTGGGCAGGCCGCGGAAGACTTTCACGGGGACGGCGGGAAACGATTCGGGTAAAGCGAGCATTATAAGGCGAATGGATCGGCTTGCCGCTGCTGCGGCCCGGGCCGGTCCCCGCGCTGCGGCTTTTGTGCCGCAACCGGCCCTC
It encodes the following:
- a CDS encoding tripartite tricarboxylate transporter substrate binding protein → MPSADRTRRRRLLLKILPLGALPGPMLHATVASAADSAASNRPLALVLPFPPGGSVDIVARQLQPGLKAALGQTVVVDNKPGAGGLIASSTVARARPDGNTLLMAFDTHAINPFAYKQLPYDTFRDFSPISQLVRFPLVIAANPALPASNVRELVALARARHDGVRYASSGIGSLNQLAAEALATEAGVHMLHVPYKGGGPAVQAVLSNEVDIFFSSYAAVQAHVAARTIKVLGVTGTSRLRQLPQVPTVAEQGLKGFEAYSWIGVFGPADLPAATVARLHDALVASLRQPRVVDALAAQGFEIVGGSPAELGQLVRREHDKWQAVARKANIQFE
- a CDS encoding VOC family protein, which codes for MATQAELFDHAVVVCPDLDAGAQAWQRLGFTLTPRGYHTLGSQNHCIMLQRDYLELLHVTAPSPSRQYYWDAQQRGGGCAAMSCKSADAFATAARLRADGWHISEPIEFSRPVRLDDGSEHPATFRVTALDDAPGARYFVCEHRTPELLWRPEWMRHANGAHGIATMFLVVAPALVDAAARAYAELTGGELTQLSEHVSSLAVDNATLVLSTPQALASATGTAHIRRDGPGYAAIRLRTVDLAAARAGWREHGVPTHDLGPRETLVPAHAASGVALLFEQQG
- the dut gene encoding dUTP diphosphatase; this encodes MTQPLNPTVEIKVLDARLNEWGLPAYQSEMAAAIDLHACVDAPVAIAAGTPAQLVPAGIAVHMGNPYMAATIVPRSGLGHKKGLVLGNSIGVIDADYQGQIMVSVWNRNAPGTEPIVIQPGERIAQMMFVPVLRPVFSTVEAFSQDSERGAGGFGSTGVHHAKAGA
- the coaBC gene encoding bifunctional phosphopantothenoylcysteine decarboxylase/phosphopantothenate--cysteine ligase CoaBC, translating into MDLRGKHIVLGLTGGIACYKSAELVRLLTKAGATVQVAMTEAATHFITPVTMQALSGRPVFLSQWDARIDNNMAHIDLSREADAIVVAPASTDFMARLANGLCDDLLSTLCIARDCPLLVAPAMNRQMWAAPATQRNAAQLRADGVVILGPGSGDQACGEVGDGRMLEPEELLDDIIAFFQPKPLQGKRMLITAGPTFEAIDPVRGITNLSSGKMGFSIARAAREAGAEVLLVAGPTGLPTPRGVVRTDVRSAQQMHDAVMAQLPGVDVFVAVAAVADWRPAEVAQQKLKKASDTDTPTLQFVQNPDILAAVAARADAPYCVGFAAESENLEQYGEQKRQRKGVPLLVGNIGHHTFGLDDNEIVLFDAAGMTRLPRADKLSLARQLVAAIGQRLPGRARP
- the lspA gene encoding signal peptidase II, whose amino-acid sequence is MASTTSRSARPARRNNKAASGTTPLLWMAFALLVVLLDQFFKIVIVRSFSYGESRPVTGFFNLVLVYNKGAAFSFLADAGGWQRWFFTGLGVVVGAFIVWLLYRHTGQRLFCFAVSLILGGAVGNVIDRVVYGHVIDFLDFYVGRYHWPAFNVADCAITVGAVLLIVDELRRVRKH
- the ileS gene encoding isoleucine--tRNA ligase, which encodes MSDDKRAKPEKNKYPVNLLDTPFPMRGDLPKREPQWVKQWQDKQLYKKIRAARKGAKKFVLHDGPPYANGDIHIGHAVNKVLKDMIIKARGLTGLDAVYVPGWDCHGMPIEIQIEKKFGKGLPVQEVQAKARAYAAEQIQRQRVDFERLGVLGDWDNPYLTMNFRNEADELRALGKIMEKGYVFRGLKPVNWCFDCGSALAEAEVEYKDKVDLSIDVGFPFAEADKLAHAFKLPVDQINAKPGWIVIWTTTPWTIPSNQALNVHPEVEYALVDTPRGYLILATERVEEQLKVYALEGKVIATATGAALSEIRFHHPLAKMDAGYDRLSPVYLGDYVTTDTGSGIVHSAPAYGVEDFQSCKAHGMPDSDIISPVMGNGVYAGTLPLFGGLSIWDANPRIVEALQESGNLFNSHKYTHSYMHCWRHKTPIIYRATSQWFAGMDVDPAEANGKPVPTLRETALAGIEATEFYPSWGKQRLHNMIAHRPDWTLSRQRQWGVPMAFFVHKETGALHPRTPELLEAIAQRVEQHGIEAWQTLDPAELLGDEASQYEKNRDTLDVWFDSGTTHWTVIRGSHRDDLYDAAADDADGRLADLYLEGSDQHRGWFHSSLLTASMLYGKPPYKALLTHGFTVDGEGRKMSKSIGNTVSPQDIANKMGAEIIRLWVASTDYSGELSISDEILKRVVEGYRRIRNTLRFLLSNLSDYDHGKHALPAAEWLEIDRYAVALTAQLQKEVLSHYEAYEFHPVVAKLQTFCSEDLGGFYLDVLKDRLYTTAPDSKARRAAQNALYHITQAMLHWMAPFLSFTAEEAWQVFAHGTAHTDTIFTSTYYAVPEVDDADDLLQKWHTLREVRAEVTRQLEAVRVEGEIGSSLQAELTIQAGGPVLEALQSLGDDLRFVLLTSSAKVAPAPEAGDLLVTVTPSAHAKCERCWHYRADVGHNPDHPTLCGRCDSNLFGAGEHRSHA
- a CDS encoding bifunctional riboflavin kinase/FAD synthetase, whose protein sequence is MKVFRGLPNAESRAPCALTIGNFDGVHRGHQSLLARARAAADARGLPLCVMTFEPHPREFFTPDKAPTRIALLRDKLESLRRNGVDRVVVEHFNAHFAGQSPQEFVENVLWHGLHTRWLLVGDDFRFGAKRAGDFAYLQEAGRRYGFDVEQMGSVSEGGIRISSSAVRQALAEGDLEHARRLLGHGYAISGHVIHGRKLGRDLGFPTLNLRISHKRPAVSGIFVVQVHGIAGHPLPGVASIGVRPTIEDAGRVLLEVHLFDFNESLYGKLVRVEFMKKLRDEARFDSLDELTAAIAKDSADARAFFGLTAPGAAAAAEGSGSRDFATSATDRIR